In the Sus scrofa isolate TJ Tabasco breed Duroc chromosome 7, Sscrofa11.1, whole genome shotgun sequence genome, one interval contains:
- the MDFI gene encoding myoD family inhibitor isoform X1, whose product MSQVSGQRPPHCDAPHGAPSAAPDPAQTTSLLPGLEVVTGPAHPAEAALEEGSLEEAAPPMPQGNGPGIPQALDSTDLDVPIEAVTRQPQGNPLGCTPLVANGSGHPSELGGARRTGNGALGGPKVHRKLQTHPSLASQGSKKSKGSTKSAASQIPLQAQEDCCVHCILSCLFCEFLTLCNIVLDCATCGSCSSEDSCLCCCCCGSGECADCDLPCDLDCGILDACCESADCLEICMECCGLCFSS is encoded by the exons ATGTCCCAGGTGAGTGGCCAGCGTCCCCCTCACTGCGACGCGCCGCATGGAGCCCCCAGCGCAGCCCCGGACCCAG CCCAGACCACATCCCTCCTGCCTGGGCTGGAGGTAGTGACAGGACCTGCTCATCCTGCGGAGGCAGCGCTAGaggagggctccctggaggaggcggcACCCCCCATGCCCCAAGGCAATGGCCCTGGGATCCCCCAGGCCCTGGACAGCACTGACCTCGATGTCCCCATAGAAGCTGTGACAC GCCAGCCTCAGGGGAATCCCTTGGGCTGCACCCCACTAGTGGCGAATGGCTCTGGCCACCCCTCAGAGCTGGGCGGTGCCAGGCGGACGGGGAACGGTGCCCTGGGTGGCCCCAAGGTCCACCGGAAACTGCAGACACACCCATCCCTCGCCAGCCAGGGCAGCAAGAAGAGCAAGGGCAGTACCAAGTCCGCTGCCTCCCAGATCCCTCTCCAGGCGCAGGAAG ACTGTTGCGTCCACTGCATCCTATCCTGCCTGTTCTGCGAGTTCCTGACGCTGTGCAACATCGTCCTGGACTGCGCCACGTGCGGCTCCTGCAGCTCGGAGGACTCgtgcctctgctgctgctgctgtggctccggcgagTGCGCTGACTGCGACCTGCCCTGCGACCTGGACTGTGGCATCCTGGACGCCTGCTGTGAGTCGGCCGACTGCCTGGAGATCTGCATGGAGTGCTGCGGGCTCTGCTTCTCCTcctga
- the MDFI gene encoding myoD family inhibitor isoform X3, whose protein sequence is MSQVSGQRPPHCDAPHGAPSAAPDPGQPQGNPLGCTPLVANGSGHPSELGGARRTGNGALGGPKVHRKLQTHPSLASQGSKKSKGSTKSAASQIPLQAQEDCCVHCILSCLFCEFLTLCNIVLDCATCGSCSSEDSCLCCCCCGSGECADCDLPCDLDCGILDACCESADCLEICMECCGLCFSS, encoded by the exons ATGTCCCAGGTGAGTGGCCAGCGTCCCCCTCACTGCGACGCGCCGCATGGAGCCCCCAGCGCAGCCCCGGACCCAG GCCAGCCTCAGGGGAATCCCTTGGGCTGCACCCCACTAGTGGCGAATGGCTCTGGCCACCCCTCAGAGCTGGGCGGTGCCAGGCGGACGGGGAACGGTGCCCTGGGTGGCCCCAAGGTCCACCGGAAACTGCAGACACACCCATCCCTCGCCAGCCAGGGCAGCAAGAAGAGCAAGGGCAGTACCAAGTCCGCTGCCTCCCAGATCCCTCTCCAGGCGCAGGAAG ACTGTTGCGTCCACTGCATCCTATCCTGCCTGTTCTGCGAGTTCCTGACGCTGTGCAACATCGTCCTGGACTGCGCCACGTGCGGCTCCTGCAGCTCGGAGGACTCgtgcctctgctgctgctgctgtggctccggcgagTGCGCTGACTGCGACCTGCCCTGCGACCTGGACTGTGGCATCCTGGACGCCTGCTGTGAGTCGGCCGACTGCCTGGAGATCTGCATGGAGTGCTGCGGGCTCTGCTTCTCCTcctga
- the MDFI gene encoding myoD family inhibitor isoform X2: protein MEPPAQPRTQTTSLLPGLEVVTGPAHPAEAALEEGSLEEAAPPMPQGNGPGIPQALDSTDLDVPIEAVTRQPQGNPLGCTPLVANGSGHPSELGGARRTGNGALGGPKVHRKLQTHPSLASQGSKKSKGSTKSAASQIPLQAQEDCCVHCILSCLFCEFLTLCNIVLDCATCGSCSSEDSCLCCCCCGSGECADCDLPCDLDCGILDACCESADCLEICMECCGLCFSS, encoded by the exons ATGGAGCCCCCAGCGCAGCCCCGGACCCAG ACCACATCCCTCCTGCCTGGGCTGGAGGTAGTGACAGGACCTGCTCATCCTGCGGAGGCAGCGCTAGaggagggctccctggaggaggcggcACCCCCCATGCCCCAAGGCAATGGCCCTGGGATCCCCCAGGCCCTGGACAGCACTGACCTCGATGTCCCCATAGAAGCTGTGACAC GCCAGCCTCAGGGGAATCCCTTGGGCTGCACCCCACTAGTGGCGAATGGCTCTGGCCACCCCTCAGAGCTGGGCGGTGCCAGGCGGACGGGGAACGGTGCCCTGGGTGGCCCCAAGGTCCACCGGAAACTGCAGACACACCCATCCCTCGCCAGCCAGGGCAGCAAGAAGAGCAAGGGCAGTACCAAGTCCGCTGCCTCCCAGATCCCTCTCCAGGCGCAGGAAG ACTGTTGCGTCCACTGCATCCTATCCTGCCTGTTCTGCGAGTTCCTGACGCTGTGCAACATCGTCCTGGACTGCGCCACGTGCGGCTCCTGCAGCTCGGAGGACTCgtgcctctgctgctgctgctgtggctccggcgagTGCGCTGACTGCGACCTGCCCTGCGACCTGGACTGTGGCATCCTGGACGCCTGCTGTGAGTCGGCCGACTGCCTGGAGATCTGCATGGAGTGCTGCGGGCTCTGCTTCTCCTcctga